In one window of Natator depressus isolate rNatDep1 chromosome 12, rNatDep2.hap1, whole genome shotgun sequence DNA:
- the AGRP gene encoding agouti-related protein isoform X1 — protein sequence MLNMLLLGWGVLQGIQAILTADLSSSHLSELHPILDGAERSSYPSLLQKFKEAPVGPAGTLPRPGFDRMAMELRVADEDLMQEASVLEPEVLSAALEAQGREERAPRRCVRLLESCLGHQLPCCDPCATCYCRFFNAFCYCRKISATLLCGKN from the exons ATGCTGAATATGCTGTTGCTGGGTTGGGGAGTGCTGCAGGGAATCCAGGCCATCCTCACCGCTGACCTCAGCAGCAGTCATCTGTCAGAGTTGCACCCCATTCTGGATGGGGCAGAGAGGTCCAGCTACCCCAGCCTTCTGCAGAAATTCAAGGAGGCACCCGTGGGGCCCGCAG GGACTTTACCAAGACCTGGGTTTGACAGGATGGCTATGGAGCTCCGGGTAGCTGATGAGGACCTCATGCAGGAAGCCAGTGTACTGGAGCCAGAG GTGTTGTCTGCTGCACTGGAGGCTCAGGGCCGAGAGGAGCGCGCTCCCCGCAGATGCGTCCGCTTGCTGGAATCCTGCCTTGGGCACCAGCTCCCCTGCTGTGATCCTTGTGCCACCTGCTACTGCCGCTTCTTCAATGCCTTTTGCTATTGCAGGAAAATCAGCGCCACACTCCTGTGTGGCAAGAACTAG
- the AGRP gene encoding agouti-related protein isoform X2, which translates to MIEILGASFPWDSAWGIEICRPHPVKVVGRWEPFCVCLDLSQIGTLPRPGFDRMAMELRVADEDLMQEASVLEPEVLSAALEAQGREERAPRRCVRLLESCLGHQLPCCDPCATCYCRFFNAFCYCRKISATLLCGKN; encoded by the exons ATGATCGAGATCTTGGGGGCTTCTTTCCCATGGGACTCAGCCTGGGGCATTGAGATCTGCAGGCCGCACCCAGTGAAGGTGGTGGGCAGATGGGAGCCATTCTGTGTGTGTTTAGACTTGTCCCAGATTG GGACTTTACCAAGACCTGGGTTTGACAGGATGGCTATGGAGCTCCGGGTAGCTGATGAGGACCTCATGCAGGAAGCCAGTGTACTGGAGCCAGAG GTGTTGTCTGCTGCACTGGAGGCTCAGGGCCGAGAGGAGCGCGCTCCCCGCAGATGCGTCCGCTTGCTGGAATCCTGCCTTGGGCACCAGCTCCCCTGCTGTGATCCTTGTGCCACCTGCTACTGCCGCTTCTTCAATGCCTTTTGCTATTGCAGGAAAATCAGCGCCACACTCCTGTGTGGCAAGAACTAG